In Deltaproteobacteria bacterium, the sequence CGCAGCAGCGCCCGCACGCGCCCCAAGCGATGACCGGCGGCGACGCGCGCCGGCGCACGGGTGCGAACGCGTCCACCGCCGTGCTATCCCTGGACGATGCAGCTCGCCGCCCTGCTGACCGCGGCCGTTTGCGCGCTCGCGAAGCCAGCCCCGACCACGGGTGATCCGGACGAGCCGACCGATCGCGGCGCTGCGCTGCTGGGCTCGGCCGGGGCCGCCAGCGGCGGCGCGCTGGTGCTGCTGATCGTGCGCAACGTGCTGCTCGATCGCAGCTGTCCACTCGACGGCAGCAGCACCCGCTGCACCGCACGCGGCGACGTGGAGTCCGCGCTCGTCGGCACCCAGCTCGCGCTCGAGACGGCGGCGGTCGGGCTCGCGGCCGGCGGCGGCGTCGTGCTCGGTCGCAACCACGGCTGGCACGACGCCCGCGCGTGGCGTGAGCGACCGATCCGCAGGATCATCGGCGGTGGCGTGACGCTGGTCGTGGTCGGCGCGGGCGGCATCGCCGGTGCGATCGCCCTGCAGTTCACGTCGCTTTCCCACTGCGTGAGCGCCGAGATCGACTCGGGTGATGCGCTCGCGGGCGATCGCTGCATCAAGCGGCGCTATCCGGCGTGGACCACGATGCACTGGCTGTCGTTCACCGCGGTCGCGGCGGGCGCTGCCATCCTCGGCTACGGCACGGCGCATCGTCGCCAGGCCCGTCGGTTCGGCGGCGGCGCGATGCGGCTCGCACCGAGCTTCGCCCGCGATGGCGGCGGCCTCAGCCTCGTGGGCCGCTTCTAGCGGGGGACTGGCGCGGGGCCGGCCGGTGCTGCGCGTGCCGCAGCACCGCGTCCCACACCCGCAGCAGGTTGCCGCCCAGCAGCTTCTCGACGGCGGCGCGGTCGTGACCGCGCTCGAGCAGCACCCGCACCAGGTTCGGGTACTGCGACACGTCACGCAGGCCCTCGGGCAGGCTGTCGCCCACGCCGTCGAAGTCGGAGCCGAGCCCGACGTGGTCGATGCCGACCAGGCCGATCACGTGCTCGATGTGATCGGCGACGTGCTCCACGCTCGCGCGAACCTGCGGGTGCTCGGCCTCGTAGGCGGCGCGGATCGAGGCCGCACGCGGATCGTCCTCGCGGAGCTTGGACTTGCGCAGCAGCTTGCGCACGGCCGCCTCGTGGCGCTCGCGACCGCGGCGGACCTCGGCGTCGAGGAAGCCCGAGCCGAAGTTGATCATCACGACGCCGCCCTGCTTCGCGAGCGCGACGATCATGTCGTCGGTCATGTTCCGCGCGAAGCCCGGGGTGAAGTGCCGGCACGACGAGTGGCTGGCGATGACGGGCACACGGCTGCGCTCGACGACCTGCCAGAAGGTGTCGTCGGAGACGTGTGAGACGTCGATCATGATGCCGACCGCGTTCATCTCGTCGACGACCTGCTTGCCGAACGCCGACAGGCCGCCGTTGGTGTGGCGCGCGTCGGTCGAGGAGTCGGCGACGTGGTTGTCCTTGGCGTGGGTGAGTGTGATGTAGCTGATGCCGCGCTCGCGGAAGTGCTTCACATTGGCGAGCTCGTGCTCGAGCGGCGCACCGTTCTCCATGCCCATCGGCAGCGAGACCAGGCCCATGGCCGCATTGCTGCGCACATCGGTGGGGCTGCGCGCCAGCGCGAACTTCTCGGGCGCCGCGGCGGCCAGCCCCTCGACCAACGCGATGAGCCGCTCGGCCTCGGCCTTGGCGCCCTTGCCCTCGAAGCTCGACGCCACGTAGATCGACATGAACGGCGCATCGAGCCCGCCTTCGCGCGCGCGCTCCCAGTCGAAGTCACCGGCCGCGGTGCGCTGCGACGGGTCCTCGGTGGGTCGCCCTGCGGCGTCGAGGCCCTTGCTCAACCGCCACGGCAGATCGACGTGGCCGTCGACGATGATTGCGCGGGCCGTGATCCACGGCGCCAGCTCGCGGGGGGCGGTCGGTGCCGTGGGCTCGGGCGTGGCAGCGGGCGCCGTCGTCGGCGGCGGCGCGGCGGCGGCGGCGGCCGGCGGTGCGACCACGCTCGACGGCGTCGCCGGCGGGGCAGCGACGCCTCGCCCGGCGTCGCAACCGAGCACCACGAGGGCGAGCCCACACAGGATGCGCAACGTCATGCCGATCCCCCGACGCGCACGCCCGTGGGGGCGGCGGACGGTTCTACCACGGCATCGCGTCGAGCTCGGCGACGAACGGCACGGTCGCGGGCGGCTGGTCGGCGTCGAAGCCGAAGATGCCGGCCAGCGTCGTCCGCGAGCCGGCCGGGTCGAACCCCGCCAGCTGTACCAACGCGTCGACGAGATCGTCGACCGAGAGCTCGCCACGCATGGTGATCGGCGCGCTCAGATCGAGCGGCGCCTCGATCACGGCGTGGACCACGTGGACCTGCGACATCGCGTTGCCCGACGCCAGCTGGATCGGCAGCACGAAGTCGACCGCGGCCGCCGTGAAGCTCGTGCCGGCCTCGGTGTACGCGGTGCCCGTGACATCGGCGGCGACCGTCGAGCCGTCGCCGTCGGCATCGGGCGCGAACGCCAGCGTCGCCGCGGTGCCGACGCGGGCCCACTGCAGCGCCGGGAACACGCTCTGCAGCACGCCCTGCGCGGTCGGGTTGGTGGGCTCGATGAGCGTGACGCCCTGCGCCGGCGTGCGCGCCAACACGTCGCTGCGGGCCGCGGCGCCGACCACCGGCACGGCGCCGTCGCTCGAGGTGAGCTCGCCGGCGATCGGGAACCAGCCCTCGTCGTCACCCAACGAGAGCGTCGTCGTCGGTGGGCCGACCTCGCCGGCCGCACCGACGCTCACGTCGCCGCCCAGGCCTTGCAGCTGTGGCCACGTGATCGTCAGCGGCTCGCCGACCGCGGCGATGCCCTCGCGCATGTCGACCCGCGTGGCCGCGCCGTCGTCCTCGCCTGCGATCACCCGCCGGGCCTCGTCGTCGCGGCCGCGCCAATAGCTGAGCAGGTGCGTCTTGGTATAGACGCGATACGGGTAGGTGGTGCCGTTTTGCACGCCGGTCTCGGGCGTGACGCCGCCACCGTACGCCTGCGCGGCGGGGTAGCGGTAGAACAGCTCGCGCCGCGCGATCACCTCGGCGGCCGTGTCGGTGACCGCACTCGCGAGCGCGAGCTCGTCGGCGACCGCGTCGGCGGCCGCACTGGCCTCGACTCCGTCGAGCAGTGCCTGCCGCCAGTCGATCACGGCGCGATAGAGGTGCACCGCCTGCTCGACCCGCAGGCGATCGATCTGGATGCCATCGGCGATCTCGAGGAACCACCGCGCGGCGTCCGCGTCGTCGATGCGTGCCAGCAACGCGAAGGCGCGGTCCTCGAGCGCGCGATGGGTGTCGAGCGAGTCCGTCAGCGCCGCGAGGTCGACGTCGCGCAGCGCCGCCAGCTCGTCCTCGTCATGGCGCGCCACGGTCGAGAACGACGGCCGCACCGGGCGGAACTCGAGCCCGGCGTCGGCCGCAATGGCATCGGCAGGATCCTCGCCGGCGAAGTACGTGTACAACCCGCCCGGCCGGCCGCGCGCGTCGACCTGCTCGAGGAACAGCCGCCGCTGGTGCTCGGCCAGTTCCGTGACGATCGCGACGGCGTCGTCGCGTACGTCGCAGCCGTTGGGCCAGGTGTCCGCCGGGCACAGCGGATCGAAGATCTCGCCCCAGATGTCACCGGCCGTGAGGTCGGCGTTCCAGCCCAGCAGCGCGACCGCGTAGTCCTGCTGCCAGTAGCCCCACTCCTGACCGGTGTTGAACATCCGGTGGCCCCGCAGCGTGCCGCCGTTGCGGGGCAACAGCGGCCGCAGCAGCTCGACGTCGCGCACGCGCGCGGTCACGTACAGCGGCAGGTACACCGGCACCGCGTTGTCGAACGCGAGCCACCACGCCGACTCCGGGAACCATGTCAGGTCGCGGCCCTGCGCCGAGGCCTTGCCCATCAGGCACAGCTTGTGGGCGAAGCTCTGCTGCGCATAGACCCGCGCCGGACCCTCGAGGGGGTAGAACATCGTGGTGTGCACCGACACGCCCGCGCGGGGATCGGTGTGGAACGCCAGATCGTAGTAGTCGATGCGCCCCTCGTCGTTGGTGCCGTTGGGGCACCCGAGGTCGTCGAAGTTGGGGCTCGGCTGCGAGCCGGTGGTGTGGTCGTTGATCTCGATCGAGATCGACGGGTCGCGGGCCAGCACCGCCTGTGCGGCCCAGTCGATCCACTGCACGGTCTCGACATCGGGCGTGGTCGTGAACTCGGTGGCGCCGAAGTGGATGCCGAACCACCGCGCGTCGGGCATGTCGCGCAGCTGCTCGTCGACGATGTCCTCGATCTGCTGCTGCACCGGCGTCGCGCTGGTCGGGTCGATCTGCGCCGACGCGCCCTGCTGCTGGTTGTGCAGCGTGATGCCGCCGCCGCGCGGGAAGCCCAGCTCGGTGCGCAGGTCCTCGAGCTCGAGCTTGCGCAGGTCGCTCGCCGCGGGCCCGGCGACGCCGCGACCGGCCCCGCGGAAGCGGTTGCCGAAGTTCGCGATCATCCAGGTGTTGACGTGCTCGGCCTCGTCGATGGGGAAGCTGCCGTCGGAGAAGGACTCGAGCTGCTCGAGCGGGTGCTGCGAGTGGAACGACCAGCTGCGCCACGCGAAGTCGGGCATGTGGTCGGTCTCGCCGGCGCGCGTGAGGATCGTGGGCGTGCGGGCTCTCGCGGCGATCTGCTCCGGCGGCAGCTCGGGCACGTAGGTGTCCTCGGGATGGAAGTAGCGCACGCCGAGCCGGCGCAGCAGCTCGTGGGCGGCGTACTGCCGCGCCAGCGCGCTGCCACCGGCCAGCCACGCCACCGCACGCTCGTCGCCGTCGCCGTCGACCTCGAGCACGAACCCCGACTCACCGAGCGCGTCGGTGCGGGCCTCGTCGAAGCGATCGGGCGCGAGCACGTCGGCACCGACCACCACCACCAGGTCGGTGCCAGCACTGGCAATTGCCGCCCGGGCATCGTGTGGGGTCGTGCGCGTGACGGCGACCGGCTCGTCGCCGATGCGCTCGAGCTTCGACACCAGCTCCGCA encodes:
- a CDS encoding dipeptidase: MTLRILCGLALVVLGCDAGRGVAAPPATPSSVVAPPAAAAAAPPPTTAPAATPEPTAPTAPRELAPWITARAIIVDGHVDLPWRLSKGLDAAGRPTEDPSQRTAAGDFDWERAREGGLDAPFMSIYVASSFEGKGAKAEAERLIALVEGLAAAAPEKFALARSPTDVRSNAAMGLVSLPMGMENGAPLEHELANVKHFRERGISYITLTHAKDNHVADSSTDARHTNGGLSAFGKQVVDEMNAVGIMIDVSHVSDDTFWQVVERSRVPVIASHSSCRHFTPGFARNMTDDMIVALAKQGGVVMINFGSGFLDAEVRRGRERHEAAVRKLLRKSKLREDDPRAASIRAAYEAEHPQVRASVEHVADHIEHVIGLVGIDHVGLGSDFDGVGDSLPEGLRDVSQYPNLVRVLLERGHDRAAVEKLLGGNLLRVWDAVLRHAQHRPAPRQSPARSGPRG